One window of Mesorhizobium sp. WSM4904 genomic DNA carries:
- the tsaA gene encoding tRNA (N6-threonylcarbamoyladenosine(37)-N6)-methyltransferase TrmO yields MFEPREGEKLLETDPADMPPDGHVVFIGRIVSPWTSREDCPKNMRAARDTGRTAAVLIDERYRPGLQNLDRASHIVILSWLDHAPRNLIVQKPRHAAEPKGVFSLRSPARPNPVGLHVAKLVALDIEEGRIEIDAIDVLDGTPVIDVKPYYASIDAFPEATIAGRDEK; encoded by the coding sequence ATGTTCGAGCCACGCGAGGGTGAGAAGCTCCTTGAAACCGACCCGGCGGATATGCCGCCCGACGGCCATGTCGTCTTCATCGGCCGCATAGTCTCGCCCTGGACGAGCCGCGAGGACTGTCCGAAGAACATGCGCGCTGCCCGCGACACCGGACGGACGGCAGCCGTCCTGATCGACGAGCGCTATCGTCCGGGGCTGCAGAATCTCGACCGCGCCAGCCACATCGTCATCCTGTCCTGGCTCGATCATGCGCCGCGGAATCTGATTGTGCAGAAACCGCGCCATGCCGCTGAACCGAAAGGCGTTTTCTCGCTACGCTCCCCTGCCCGGCCAAACCCCGTCGGGCTGCATGTCGCGAAGCTCGTCGCGCTCGATATCGAGGAAGGCCGGATCGAGATCGATGCTATCGACGTGCTCGATGGCACGCCGGTCATCGACGTCAAGCCCTACTACGCCTCGATCGACGCCTTCCCGGAAGCGACCATTGCCGGGCGTGACGAGAAATGA